From a single Vanacampus margaritifer isolate UIUO_Vmar chromosome 15, RoL_Vmar_1.0, whole genome shotgun sequence genomic region:
- the LOC144034762 gene encoding SLAM family member 5 isoform X1 → MTTSLNLMGFFWAHVSELALAAMLILLRASLEAAASVAVLHLQQVAFQGEAVTLSSGGDPSSELASIKWSVFFNQTWIATFHGGKINTERFFLFRGRLALNASSGDLTIRNVSQEDAMEYSVELVDTEKRSVERVVTLVVKRHLQKPSIRTLFSVHSDGGCWVGLRCLSSDLDSNLSWMFEPPLVTAYIMSDHNGKAVVLAALANRNVAHFTCTSIRNLENVSDSIRVECAMASEWRPRERNSLFILAGIVSGGVLLTVMLKSVRAGQENEEGRGAKKEDNG, encoded by the exons ATGACAACCAGCCTCAACCTGATGGGGTTTTTTTGGGCTCATGTCTCAGAGCTCGCCCTGGCTGCCATGTTGATTTTGCTGAGGGCCTCGTTAGAGGCAGCTGCTAGTG TTGCAGTGCTTCATCTCCAGCAAGTGGCCTTCCAAGGCGAAGCGGTCACGTTGTCATCCGGCGGCGACCCGTCCAGCGAGTTGGCGTCCATCAAGTGGTCTGTGTTTTTCAACCAGACGTGGATCGCCACCTTTCACGGCGGGAAGATTAACACGGAGCGCTTCTTCCTATTCAGGGGACGACTTGCCCTCAACGCGTCATCAG GCGACCTGACGATCCGCAACGTGAGCCAAGAGGACGCCATGGAGTACAGCGTGGAGCTGGTGGACACGGAGAAGCGAAGCGTGGAGAGAGTGGTGACACTAGTGGTGAAAA GACACCTCCAGAAACCGAGCATACGGACGCTGTTCTCCGTGCATTCGGATGGCGGTTGCTGGGTGGGACTCCGATGTTTGTCCTCAGATTTGGACAGCAACCTATCCTGGATGTTCGAACCCCCACTTGTGACCGCCTACATCATGTCCGACCACAACGGCAAGGCCGTAGTTCTCGCAGCCCTCGCCAACCGCAACGTCGCACACTTCACATGTACCTCCATCCGCAATCTGGAGAACGTCTCCGACAGCATCCGCGTCGAGT GTGCAATGGCGTCGGAGTGGCGACCTCGTGAACGGAACAGCCTTTTCATCTTGGCGGGAATTGTTAGTGGCGGAGTTCTGCTGACTGTCATGCTGAAGAGCGTGAGAG
- the LOC144034762 gene encoding SLAM family member 5 isoform X3, with translation MARVLLRQELALAAMLILLRASLEAAASVAVLHLQQVAFQGEAVTLSSGGDPSSELASIKWSVFFNQTWIATFHGGKINTERFFLFRGRLALNASSGDLTIRNVSQEDAMEYSVELVDTEKRSVERVVTLVVKRHLQKPSIRTLFSVHSDGGCWVGLRCLSSDLDSNLSWMFEPPLVTAYIMSDHNGKAVVLAALANRNVAHFTCTSIRNLENVSDSIRVECAMASEWRPRERNSLFILAGIVSGGVLLTVMLKSVRAGQENEEGRGAKKEDNG, from the exons ATGGCCCGAGTGCTCCTGCGTCAAG AGCTCGCCCTGGCTGCCATGTTGATTTTGCTGAGGGCCTCGTTAGAGGCAGCTGCTAGTG TTGCAGTGCTTCATCTCCAGCAAGTGGCCTTCCAAGGCGAAGCGGTCACGTTGTCATCCGGCGGCGACCCGTCCAGCGAGTTGGCGTCCATCAAGTGGTCTGTGTTTTTCAACCAGACGTGGATCGCCACCTTTCACGGCGGGAAGATTAACACGGAGCGCTTCTTCCTATTCAGGGGACGACTTGCCCTCAACGCGTCATCAG GCGACCTGACGATCCGCAACGTGAGCCAAGAGGACGCCATGGAGTACAGCGTGGAGCTGGTGGACACGGAGAAGCGAAGCGTGGAGAGAGTGGTGACACTAGTGGTGAAAA GACACCTCCAGAAACCGAGCATACGGACGCTGTTCTCCGTGCATTCGGATGGCGGTTGCTGGGTGGGACTCCGATGTTTGTCCTCAGATTTGGACAGCAACCTATCCTGGATGTTCGAACCCCCACTTGTGACCGCCTACATCATGTCCGACCACAACGGCAAGGCCGTAGTTCTCGCAGCCCTCGCCAACCGCAACGTCGCACACTTCACATGTACCTCCATCCGCAATCTGGAGAACGTCTCCGACAGCATCCGCGTCGAGT GTGCAATGGCGTCGGAGTGGCGACCTCGTGAACGGAACAGCCTTTTCATCTTGGCGGGAATTGTTAGTGGCGGAGTTCTGCTGACTGTCATGCTGAAGAGCGTGAGAG
- the LOC144034762 gene encoding SLAM family member 5 isoform X2, translating to MTTSLNLMGFFWAHVSELALAAMLILLRASLEAAASVAVLHLQQVAFQGEAVTLSSGGDPSSELASIKWSVFFNQTWIATFHGGKINTERFFLFRGRLALNASSGDLTIRNVSQEDAMEYSVELVDTEKRSVERVVTLVVKRHLQKPSIRTLFSVHSDGGCWVGLRCLSSDLDSNLSWMFEPPLVTAYIMSDHNGKAVVLAALANRNVAHFTCTSIRNLENVSDSIRVECAMASEWRPRERNSLFILAGIVSGGVLLTVMLKSVRGQENEEGRGAKKEDNG from the exons ATGACAACCAGCCTCAACCTGATGGGGTTTTTTTGGGCTCATGTCTCAGAGCTCGCCCTGGCTGCCATGTTGATTTTGCTGAGGGCCTCGTTAGAGGCAGCTGCTAGTG TTGCAGTGCTTCATCTCCAGCAAGTGGCCTTCCAAGGCGAAGCGGTCACGTTGTCATCCGGCGGCGACCCGTCCAGCGAGTTGGCGTCCATCAAGTGGTCTGTGTTTTTCAACCAGACGTGGATCGCCACCTTTCACGGCGGGAAGATTAACACGGAGCGCTTCTTCCTATTCAGGGGACGACTTGCCCTCAACGCGTCATCAG GCGACCTGACGATCCGCAACGTGAGCCAAGAGGACGCCATGGAGTACAGCGTGGAGCTGGTGGACACGGAGAAGCGAAGCGTGGAGAGAGTGGTGACACTAGTGGTGAAAA GACACCTCCAGAAACCGAGCATACGGACGCTGTTCTCCGTGCATTCGGATGGCGGTTGCTGGGTGGGACTCCGATGTTTGTCCTCAGATTTGGACAGCAACCTATCCTGGATGTTCGAACCCCCACTTGTGACCGCCTACATCATGTCCGACCACAACGGCAAGGCCGTAGTTCTCGCAGCCCTCGCCAACCGCAACGTCGCACACTTCACATGTACCTCCATCCGCAATCTGGAGAACGTCTCCGACAGCATCCGCGTCGAGT GTGCAATGGCGTCGGAGTGGCGACCTCGTGAACGGAACAGCCTTTTCATCTTGGCGGGAATTGTTAGTGGCGGAGTTCTGCTGACTGTCATGCTGAAGAGCGTGAGAG